The Octopus sinensis unplaced genomic scaffold, ASM634580v1 Contig18499, whole genome shotgun sequence DNA window AAACCTAAATGAATCTCTAGTCGGGTTTGATCTTCGAACTGTGTGTCATGGGATTTTTCCTTATTGTAAATTAAATAGTTAATATCTGTATCTAAATATATTCGATTTTGACGCAACGCCTGGGGACGGTGATATTATTTTGAAGTAACACCCCAGGGGAATcgaagaaagggttattattctCATCGACGATCTATAATTTATAGGGACATATTTAAATACCTCTGTAGTATTTCTTCTGCATCTCTACCGATTCAACCGTTGACAGCCTTTAAAGGCTCTAAAATTACTTTACGGAACTCAAGGGCCTCGTAGATGGAATACTTGTATAATACAGAATGTGTTACAAAATACGACACGgatggacagacacacacgcacaaatataaggTATATGCTAAGGGggatacaattgtgtgtgtgtttgtatctgtgtacgtttgtgtgtgtgtgtttgtatgtgtctatgtgtttgtgtatgtctatgtgtgtgtgtttgtatgtgtgtttgtgtgtgtgtgtttgtctgtgtgtgtgtgtttgtctgtgtgtgtgtggtgtgtgtttgtgcgtgtatgtgtgtgtttctgggcgtatgtttatgtgtatgtgtgtttgtgtgtttttattttgtatgtgtgtgtttctgtgtgtgtgcatgcgcgcacgcTTGTTATATCGTGGAGGCGTGAGACTTAATGATTATGATGCTGCATTCGTGATCGTAAcattgtggttagggtgttggattcatgatcgtaagattgcggtttcaattcctaaacCGGTCGACGTGtcgttttcttgagcaaaacactttattttacattactgCAGTTTttccagctggcaaaagtgagtttcatcctgcaatggactggcgtccctttccgatagaaaaaaattaaacatcacGGACGCTAGGAAACCGGTATTATggatgtatatgacttgagaagggttttaatgtgtgtgtgtgtgtgtggtatgtgtgtgtgtgtgtgtgtttgtctgtgtgtgtgtgtgtggtgtgtgtttgtgcgtgtatgtgtgtgtttctgggcgtatgtttatgtgtatgtgtgtttgtgtgtttttattttgtatgtgtgtgtttctgtgtgtgtgcatgcgcgcacgcTTGTTATATCGTGGAGGCGTGAGACTTAATGATTATGATGCTGCATTCGTGATCGTAAcattgtggttagggtgttggattcatgatcgtaagattgcggtttcaattcctaaacCGGTCGACGTGtcgttttcttgagcaaaacactttattttacattactgCAGTTTttccagctggcaaaagtgagtttcattctgcaatggactggcgtccctttccgatagaaaaaaattaaacatcacGGACGCTAGGAAACCGGTATTATggatgtatatgacttgagaagggttttaatgtgtgtgtgtgtgtgtgtatgaccaaGGAAGGCCATTTCTGACCATTTTCCATGCAAAATATAAGCAGCGACCGTACATAAGGTTATTGTATTTGCAGTCGGCTTCAATCGGGCACTTTCCCGCGGTTTCCATGCTTGTCGCAATACCCATCCACCCGACCAGGCGTCGTGAAGTTGCCCCGCCGGCGATCGTGCAACCTCACAGATCCTCACCACGCTATTCACATGATATACAGACAAGCCAGAGCAAGATTTACAGTTACCATATGGGTCACAGTCTGAGAGGTTTTAAAGCACCATAATCACAAGCGTAAGCAGAAGACTCCCAAAATGCCCCCATGCCATTCAATGCATATCCGCTTGTGTATCGGTGTGACCCGTCTCCGAGAGACATACTTTGACGAAAGCTGAGTGGTGCCTCACTTTCAGTGGTCACCCAGCACGCCGAACGCCAATCTGGAATTTCTGAGGTCCcgtgttatttatttctatgtggTCGTTGAACCAATACTAGGATTATCAATCCATGTGacgggtgtataaatatatatatagttagatagatatgaatatgtacacgtatataaatatttatacatacacacagacacagacacacacacacacacaaacacacacacatatgtatatatgtgtgtggctgtgtggtaagaagcttgctttccaaccacatagttccaggttcaatccaacTACATGGTACTTTCGgaaagtggcttctactatagcttctaataaaaaaaaaaacgtataataaatatacaggtGAACGGAAAAAACGTATACTAAgtgcacaaacagacagaaaactcacacacaccgcacacacacacacacgcacacacacacacacacacgcacaccacacacaccacacacacacacacacacacacacacacacacaaacacacacacatatgtatatatgtgtgtggctgtgtggtaagaagcttgctttccaaccacatagttccaggttcaatccaacTACATGGTACTTTCGgaaagtggcttctactatagcttctaataataaaaaaacgtataataaatatacaggtGAACGGAAAAAACGTATACTAAgtgcacaaacagacagaaaactcacacacaccgcacacacacacacacgcacacacacacacacgcacacacacacacacacacacacacacacacgcacgcacatatatatatatatatattatatatacacatacttcgttcaggttccgtctaccagatcctctCAAAAGCCTTTGGTtgcctcgaggctatagtagaagtcacttgcgctaggtgccactcagtggaattgaacccgggaCCACATgcctggaaagcaaacttcttactgcacaaatatatagttacatatatatatgtatatttatgcgtattgtacatacatacatacacatatatatatatttatatatatgtatatatacacataaatatatgcaatagatgtatatatgaatatatatatatatatatatatatatatgattatataaccGAGGAGTGTACAGTATATGCaatagtatgtatttatttgaagatatagaaaaagaatacaaaaacttatatattcaaaagaaacacaaagcacaTTAAATGCAATAACAAAAAccaattatttgttaatttttgtcGCTTGTGTCATAATGTTTCTTCCGCGTCAGAGCTTCTCAgttgatatatctatctatatatatatatatacatatatatatatatatatatgatttacaaCCTCGATATTGAATTTATATTCAATCCTACATTAGAACGAAAATGATAGAAATTATAGAATTTCTTGCGTAAGGAAATTGCTTGTAAACGGCAGATATATTCTGTTTATAGCAactggcgttttttttttttctgatagagAAACTTATTTGACATTTTAGAAATTGTTTATTTCTGATCGATTCGATTTTTTTAGACAATTGGTTTGAAATgtacatcatttttattgttttgtttgacGTGTTGTATTACTtcgttttataaattattaaagaacGGGGAGCTTGAATATGTGCTGGGTAATGTCCATGAAAATTGTTCGCAACCCTTAGGTTTTTGCTAAAATTTATGTGTAACAAATCGGTTATACTTCtacgatacacaaaatattttaacaatctttttttaatacaattcctaatattttaattacaaggaatttcaaccgtgtttcgtggtctgctaccacaacagctcctttataggatccagtgagctcaagacatcatcaggaggaaccatgtccagtttcggcccctactcctctaccgttttgacatggcTTGCCTCCCCCCCCacacctttcggaggtgtcttcagctctggtgttgggtgcatgtcttctttcttctgttccttggCCTCTTCGATGTGGCGTCAAAAAGTGTCAGCAGGCGAtggactgtcttgtcaaatttccttttaaatacctgctgcaaggctccagcaggcagccctagcaagttgtcacgtgacactgtctcaactttaactgatcaatgaaggcgcgtagtcttagcccacgcattctctaaacgagaccATCACCTGTCAATCAACGAAGCTAATTCAGTGTTAGCCTGTCTCACTTAGTGGTGTTAATTTcctgccggcatgttatgactttcaagccatttttggtcttcccgcttcagccattaTAGATGCTAGCTTTTCGACtacctcctgtactctccttattataTAATGTGACTttcttaaacatcgaatggctatggtggTGGGGAGGGTCCAGTCGAATAAAATATGGATCGAAGCGATTCCTAGGCAAAAcgatggttgagaatcactgtccTACGACAAGCTGACAGTACCATTAGCAAGTCTCAGATacgatgcttagcggcatttgttcTCGTTTTTTACGATCTGACTTCAAATCCTGAAGAGACCAACATCGTTTTTTAAGGCCAATAATCTAAAGTACCAGGGTTAAGGCATAGTCTAATCTGCTGGCTCATACGGCGAATTTTTGCGTATATTAGAATCATAGAAAAGGAGCAATTTTAAGTGCTGATGGTCGGGGGGGGGGAGATTCGTTATAGCATCGCATCCTGCCTAGGTcaacttttgtttttgctttttgttttttgttgttttttttcatcttgtcggggtcgacaaaataaagtacctgtaaaGCACTGGCTATTGACGTCAGGTCAACGATGGGAAGGAAGGCTTCCtcttgcaaatactgatagggcgcAGAAAGTgtatcaatagccagctggaggaggtgtcttcctggggctacaagctacagtagcatccacccttagtggttagccacatttaaatggcaaatatacttcacattgttgtgcagctactgtttatacctcgttcagagatttataataataataataataataataataataataataataataaatattaataataataatatgtgtgtgtgcgtatatggtaGGCACTTTGGTGGTGGCTTTGGTGATCTCTGATATGACAAAAAGTTTAATTGTTTTACTTAATTACCTGTTCCTGTATTGACGTGTAAGTGGGTGACACGTTAACCATTAATGCCATTCAAAGTTAGAATAAGCGAGTCACAGAGTGTGGCAAGGCTGTACTTTTTGAGTTACagctcttttatatttttaatattacaaaTTAGTACAACGTGTGACTACggaaagtgaaaaataaatgcgcccttttaaaacctagccaggctcacgggcccagtttcccggtttctatggcgtatctgttccccagctggacgggacgccagtccatcgcagcgtcacacatttttgccagcttagtgaactggagcaatgtgaaatgaaatgttttgctcaaaaacacatcgcatcacccggtccaggaatcgaaaccacaatcttaagatcatgatgctgacaccctaaccacgcCTAAGATTATCTCGCAGTGACAAAATGAAATTGTTAACGGCGTCTACACAAACACAGGTTCATTGTTTTTCATGtctgtttattatttgtttttacaaGATTGTTTAAATTTTCATGCAGTTACTTTACTTTAGTTTTGCTTtgtgtaaaatttattttaattactcttttcttatttttatttcagatttatcTCAAATGTATTATGCGAAGAAAAGAGGAATCTGGACTCAGTTGGTTCCGGCCTTATTAAAAGAAATTTGGATTCAGTCGGCTCTGGATTAATTAAAAGACAATTAGACTCAGTTGGGTCTGGACTTATTAAAAGGCAGCTGGATTCGGTCGGGTCGGGACTGATCAAGCGACAACTGGATTCTGTTGGTTCTGGATTGATCAAGAGAAACTTTGAAGATGGAAGTGAGTTTGAAGAAATACCATTAGACAATATTGAAGAAGATGCTCTTAAACGACAGTTAGATTCTGTAGGAGCTGGTCTAATCAAAAGACAGCTGGATTCAGTTGGGTCTGGGCTCATAAAAAAGAATTTGGACTCTGTCGGCTCCGGATTAATTCGTAGAAATTTCGATACAATTGGTTCTGGACTTATTAAAAAGAATTTAGATTCTGTCGGCTCTGGATTAATTCgaagaaattttgatacaattggGTCTGGACTTATTAAAAAGAATTTAGATTCCGTCGGTTCTGGATTAATTCGCAGAAATTTGGATTCTGTTGGATCTGGACTAATTAAAAAGAATTTGGACTCTGTCGGTTCTGGATTAATTCGAAGAAATTTCGATACTATTGGGTCTGGACTTATTAAAAAGAATTTGGATTCTGTTGGCTCTGGATTAATTCGCAGAAATTTAGATTCTGTTGGATCTGGGCTCATAAAAAAGAATTTGGATTCTGTTGGCTCTGGATTAATTCGTAGAAATTTCGACACTGTTGGTTCTGGTCTTATCAAAAAGAATTTGGATTCCGTCGGTTCTGGATTAATTCGAAGAAATTTGGATTCTGTTGGCTCTGGATTAATTCGTAGAAATTTGGATTCTGTTGGCTCTGGATTAATTCGTAGAAATTTGGATTCTGTTGGCTCTGGATTAATTCGAAGAAATTTGGATTCTGTTGGATCTGgattaattaaaaagaatttgGACTCTGTCGGTTCTGGATTAATTCGAAGAAATTTCGACACTGTTGGTTCTGGTCTTATCAAAAAGAATTTGGATTCCGTCGGTTCCGGATTAATTCGAAGAAGTTTCGATACTGTTGGATCTGGACTAATTCGTAGAAATTTGGATTCTGTTGGATCTGGACTAATTAAAAAGAACTTGGATTCTGTCGGTTCCGGATTAATTCGTAGAAATTTGGATTCTGTTGGATCTGGACTAATTAAAAAGAATTTGGACTCGGTCGGCTCCGGATTAATTCGTAGAAATTTCGATACTGTTGGATCTGGACTTATTAAAAAGAACTTGGATTCTGTTGGCTCTGGATTAATTCGAAGAAATTTCGATACTATTGGGTCTGGACTAATTAAAAAGAATTTAGATTCTGTCGGCTCCGGATTAATTCGAAGAAATTTGGATTCTGTTGGATCTGGACTAATTAAAAAGAATTTGGACTCTGTCGGTTCTGGGCTCATCAAAAGGCAGCTAGACTCCGTTGGATCTGGTCTTATTCGAAGGAATTTTGACACTGTCGGCTCTGGGTTAATACGAAGGAATCTGGACTCTGTTGGGTCCGGGCTTATCAAAAGACAGCTAGATTCCGTTGGATCAGGTTTGATTAAAAGAAATTTCGATTCTATTGGATCTGGTCTGATCAGGCGGAGATTTGAAACAGCACAAACCGGTTTACTGGCAAGACTAACAGAATGTTTGTATCATGCTGACAAGAAGAGTAAATGCCTTCTTCGAATGGAATAGACCAACAAACGCCATGACAACAATGAGTAAAGGAAAAtaattcaaaaaataataaaacacgaCGACACAAAAGCGGAAATTTAAACAACACAAAAGAAATTGAACAGAAACGAACAACAGCAATGAAAACAATGCAGGAcgcagcatcactatcatcgatcTTTCTCAATAGTTATtgggttttgtgtttgtttgtttttttctcaaaaGAAATACGTGATGCATAATGGATAACaacttgactttatatatatatatatatatatatatatatatacacgaatatcataatgtacaaaatgaaaaataaaatgaaattataaagcaaaaaaaaaaattatatatatatatatatgtacaaatatcgaAATATCGTTTTAAATTTAAACAGCAAGGAACTAAAAAGAATGCAACAGTGAattggaaagagaaataataataataataataatgataatgataatgataataataataataatactttgaaaatAAATCGAGAAACTGTGAAACAATATTCATAACAGAACAATTAACTCGAAAAGAAGCAAGAAAAATGGTTTCAGTTTTTAAAGAAAATTCCTAATaaactttttattttctgttgtatcttttgttgttgttgttgttgttgttgttgttattgttattgatattgatgatgatgataatggttaggGCGATGACTATAGCGAtgaggcgatgatggtggtgtttaTAGTGTTTATGATAAAGATGCTGataaatggtgatgacgatggatATGACGATAAGGATAATGATATGATTATTGTTCTttttgaggatgatgataatgatgatgatggtggtgatgatgagtgtTATgcctggcaattttttttccttattcatATTTTCCGATCTGTAGTTATGCGCCATATTTTATTtcgcataaaaaataaataagttattattaacaaaatataaacaataataaaagcaaatattgaacaaaaaaaaacaaaaaaaaaacaaggagaagcAAACTTTATATTCTTTGAAACTTTGTTATTTCAGACACAACAATATTCTTTGGAATCATggttattgttataatttttttgttttgttttgtcccttctcgagccacgactggctcataagggccggtttcccggtttgcttggcgtataggttccccacgtggacgggacgccagtccgtcgcaggtgagctgcaagatgcaggagaaaagagtgagagaaagttctggcAAAAGAgccagtagaagttcgccattaccttctgcaggagccgcgtggagcttaggtgtttcgctcataaacacacacaccacccggtctgagattcgaacccgcgatccctcgaccgcgagtccgctactctaaccacaaggccatgtgcctccacggttatcatagtaatggtttcaaattttgacacaagaccagcaatttcgagtgctgtgggaaagtcgattacatcgaccccgacgcacaacaggtacttatttcagcgaccccgaaaggatgaaagacaaggacaacctctgcggaattttgaactcagaacggaaaaacGGTCGATATGCCGCTAAACATGTTATCCGGCGcgataatgattctgctagctcaccgtccttatgataataataataataataataataataataataatataatatttgaactcagaacggaaaaacGGTCGATATGCCGCTAAACATGTTATCCGGCGcgataatgattctgctagctcaccgtccttatgatgataataataataataataataataataataataataataataataataataataataataataatgccctgatgcagtaataatgccctgatgcagtaccaggcagtggctctcatggcttctgatcttaactgattggaagtgttatcatgtacattgttttgtcttggtataaaagatgggctacagcaaatattctgctcaataccacagatttgcttgtcagctgtttgaccttaaccagttgagcatgtcccttagtggctgacgatatgtgcatctctgatcacgagcagaagtagtgggggagcatcatagccatgtgttgagaaggattctttggggtttgaataattcacctctggaaacatgggtggttcgttcaacgtccttaaacaacccttattcagggaccttttgagcgggatgggttactcgatctgaagaaaattctaactgggctccacctgcaaggtcatgtgctgcttatcttgatatgagatcaccatgtcgcgcacatatggttgtgatgcatgtgcctggtgtacccttatcagacgggtagtcatgatgggtatactgggcttcgtatattttaccccagtgtcactttgatggcatgctctgctcgctcactcaataataataataataataataataataataataataatataatatcaataataataataatgataataataataataataataataataataataataataataataataataataataactgtttcaaatGTTGGCCCAGGGCCAACAACTTTAGGAGAGTACGAACGTCGATTATAGCGACTCTTGTTTcagttgctacataattttattgaccctcctGAAGGATATGCAATGTTGGCCTCGTCGGAATTCAAACTTAGTAAGTAAAGAGCCAGAGATGATACAACTCTGTACGACATGCTAACGACACCACCAGCTCACGACGATTGCCTTTGTTATGACAGTAATAAGAACGCTTTCTAATTTTAGCAGAAATCCAACAATTTCAGGGagcggggtaagtcaattacatggatgccagtgctcgactggtgcaTGTCTTTCGACCAGAAAGGCTGGAAAGGGAAGTTGACTtcgacagtatttgaactcagaaagtaaatcgTTGGAAGAAGTGCGGCCAACGCTCAAGCAACACTTTTAAAAtcatagtaataatcctttctactaaaggcataaggcttcaaattttgtgggaggaactagttgattacattggccctcAGTGCTTGTCtcgtacttagtttattgacccaagaaaggattaaaagcaaagtcgacctcggcggaatttgaagtcagacgaaatacctatttctttactacccacaaggggctaaacacagaggggacaaacaagaaaagacaaagggattaagtcgattatatcgaccccagtgcgtaactggtacttaatttatcgactccgaaaggatggaaggcaaagtcgacctcggcggaatttgaactcgaaacgtagcggcagacgaaataccgcttagcatttcgcccggcgtgctaacgtctctgccagctcgccgccttttaaataattgttgtaataagaaaaatattagcaAGAATTCTTTTAAACTTAGGTTGAAATCCGGAAAGTATGGAGGAATAGGTTGGTCGATTACAATGATTACCATTAATTAAGGTTTGGTTTCATCGTCCCCAGAAATGccaaagacaaagttgacatctTAAATAAGAAGCTAAAGTACTTTAACTGCACTCAACAAAACATTTTATCGACatctctaacgtttctgcctattAACTCTTTCTCTATGTTTACACCAAAGGGATCACTACAGGAGCGGTGAAGGTAATGGAGTGGCTAGAAAATCCAAGATTATTAGGACTACGAGAGCTAAGAATCCTACACCAGATAACATTCCTCGGTTTATTGGTGGATGCTGGAAGAAGCTGATGAGATCTGGGTCTGAGAGTAAAGTGTTTCTCCTCACTCTTTTATCCTCTTGCTTTACTCTCAGACCCAGGAGACTTGTTGTCACTAAACCTCAAGATAAAATACCTGCTGACTAAATTAGCATGCACTagcattataataatgatgatgatgatgatgatgatgatgatgataataataataataataataataataataataataataataataataataataataataataataataataataataataataacattataattcctatcataataggcgcattaggtatgataaaaatattcagacgaaTACATAACAAAATCCCCAAgactaacatacagaaaatagcactactaggcaccgtaTACATCTTAcgaaaaacactttcaatacagtgaaaataagagcaccacaacaaatcacagcacatacccaaggcacacagagctgcgctcgtagTGAAGTGAATGCACGCTATTAAAATATAACTactgactaataataattatgatgatgatgatgatagatgatgatgatatgatgatgatgaatggaataataattaaataataataataataataaaaataatataataatataatataataataataatctaataataataatataataataataataaggggctGCAATAGGGGTGGCGcagttgcagaaaacagcactgcttggaaccgctcgaaatACTTCAGAAGTGCTTAAAAATATgagatgttaccttagttcactggcagagaacagctggcaccgtattacatctccagcgttagaagctgtgcaaaggcaatgataacaataattataacataaGAAATAGAGGCATGACCATGTTCTGAAAGTTTTGCACGAGATTTTTGTCAGAAATGGGTATAATCATCGGATAAAAAGAGTTCTTGAATCGGGAAATTGCAAGATTCtatgggatttttttttaatgcaatcgGATAAAAAACTAGACAATAGCAAAACCAGATACAACAATAATAGAGAAGGAATGACTAATTTGCTCCCTGATTGATCCATCACGTCCATTTTATTCCAGGATcgtgaagaaagaagaggaaaatttttaaatattactatCTTTTAGAATTTCAAATTACGAGAATTTGAAAAAATGGAATATGTAAAGGGTGTGTCTGTAATAATTGGTACAGTGGGAACTGTGAGCAATGAAATGGATAAACGGTTGAAGGAAATTGAAATGGAATGTCCTGTAGAACTTCTGCAGAAGGTTTTGCTTTTTAGGAACAGGACAGATTACCAGGAGGGTTTTAAGGTCTTGATAGATTATTGAGATATTTTGGAGTAACCCGCTACCTACATAGATTCTACCAGAAATAAGGCCACTGTGGGTCAAGTCGAaaagtgatagtggtagtagaagtagtagtagtagtagtagtagtatagtagtagtagtagtagtagtagtagtagtagtagtagtagtacaacagGAGCAGCagaatttggacctggatatctccatttccagcgacttcgagggccacttcccagtggtgtcgggcgtcaacgaagagccctcgactacaacaagattcccaagttttttttcccccaaggtctggggtctcccgccccaaAGCCCTAGACCattacctaatcacccttacccgtcttgttgcttaacaacaacatcaacaacaacaacaacagcaacaacaacaacagcagcgacgACAACAATAAGAATTGAGGAGGAGAAGGTGGGGGAGAAAAAATACATACAGAAGGAGGAGTAAGAGGGGAGAAGGATTTGTCTTATTTACCATGGGGCATTAGATAAGGTGGGTCAGAGTCATTACATGAACAGTTTACAATTTCGACAGGAACAGAGGAGAGAAGGTTAAATGcaataaacaggcgcaggagtggctgtgaggtaagtagcttgctaaccaaccacatggttccaggttcagtcccactgcgaggcacattgagcaagtgtcttctattatagcctcgggccgaccaaagccttgcgagtggatttggtagacggaaactgaaagaagcccgtcgtatatatgtatatatgtatgtatgtgtgtatatgtttgtgtgtctgtgtttgtcctccaacattgcttagcaaccaatgctggtgtgtttacgtccccgtaacttggcggttgggcaaaaagagagcgatagaataagtactagtcttccaaagaataagtcctcgggtcgatttgctcgactaaagagtggtgctgcagcatggtcgcagtcaaatgactgaaacaagtaaatgtgtaaataagtaaatacaaacatgcatacatacatggatggcttcaaattcagtcgaggtcgAATTAAGCCtgcatcatttcggggtcgacaaaataagtaccagctgaacaattgggccgatgtaattgattagccctTACCggcaaatttcagaccttgtgc harbors:
- the LOC115231438 gene encoding uncharacterized protein LOC115231438 is translated as YFRFISNVLCEEKRNLDSVGSGLIKRNLDSVGSGLIKRQLDSVGSGLIKRQLDSVGSGLIKRQLDSVGSGLIKRNFEDGSEFEEIPLDNIEEDALKRQLDSVGAGLIKRQLDSVGSGLIKKNLDSVGSGLIRRNFDTIGSGLIKKNLDSVGSGLIRRNFDTIGSGLIKKNLDSVGSGLIRRNLDSVGSGLIRRNFDTIGSGLIKKNLDSVGSGLIRRNLDSVGSGLIKKNLDSVGSGLIRRNFDTVGSGLIKKNLDSVGSGLIRRNLDSVGSGLIRRNLDSVGSGLIRRNLDSVGSGLIRRNLDSVGSGLIKKNLDSVGSGLIRRNFDTVGSGLIKKNLDSVGSGLIRRSFDTVGSGLIRRNLDSVGSGLIKKNLDSVGSGLIRRNLDSVGSGLIKKNLDSVGSGLIRRNFDTVGSGLIKKNLDSVGSGLIRRNFDTIGSGLIKKNLDSVGSGLIRRNLDSVGSGLIKKNLDSVGSGLIKRQLDSVGSGLIRRNFDTVGSGLIRRNLDSVGSGLIKRQLDSVGSGLIKRNFDSIGSGLIRRRFETAQTGLLARLTECLYHADKKSKCLLRME